The Erythrobacter aurantius genome includes a window with the following:
- a CDS encoding 3-hydroxybutyrate dehydrogenase, whose translation MLKGEALKGKRALVTGSTSGIGLAIARALRAEGADVVLNGFGDPDEIEAIRAELGAEYNGANLMDADAIAAMMEQIGTIDILVNNAGMQHVAPVEEFPPEKWDAIIALNLTAAFHTTRFAVPGMKEKGWGRIINTASAHSLTASPFKSAYNASKHAIAGFTKTIALELAQTGVTANCISPGYVWTPLIEGQIPDTMKARGLTREQVINDVLLAKQPTKKFVQPEEVGALAAFLCRNEAGNITGSNYSIDGGWTAE comes from the coding sequence ATGCTCAAGGGCGAAGCGCTCAAAGGCAAACGCGCATTGGTAACGGGATCGACGTCTGGGATCGGGCTGGCAATCGCTCGCGCGCTTCGTGCCGAAGGGGCCGACGTGGTGCTGAACGGCTTCGGCGATCCGGACGAGATCGAGGCGATCCGGGCGGAACTCGGGGCCGAATACAACGGCGCGAACCTGATGGATGCGGATGCCATCGCCGCGATGATGGAGCAAATCGGCACCATCGATATCCTCGTCAACAACGCCGGGATGCAGCATGTTGCCCCGGTTGAGGAATTTCCGCCGGAAAAATGGGACGCGATCATCGCGCTGAACCTGACGGCGGCGTTCCACACCACACGCTTTGCCGTTCCGGGGATGAAGGAGAAGGGCTGGGGCCGGATCATCAACACCGCCTCGGCGCACTCGCTCACCGCATCGCCGTTCAAAAGCGCCTACAATGCCAGCAAGCATGCCATTGCCGGTTTCACCAAGACGATTGCGCTCGAACTGGCGCAAACGGGTGTGACGGCCAATTGCATCAGCCCCGGCTATGTCTGGACCCCGCTGATCGAAGGGCAGATCCCCGATACGATGAAGGCGCGCGGGCTGACCCGTGAACAGGTGATCAACGATGTGCTGCTGGCCAAGCAGCCAACCAAGAAATTCGTCCAGCCCGAAGAAGTCGGCGCGCTCGCGGCCTTCCTCTGCCGTAACGAGGCGGGCAATATCACCGGCTCGAATTACAGCATCGACGGGGGATGGACGGCGGAATGA
- the ypfJ gene encoding KPN_02809 family neutral zinc metallopeptidase, with the protein MRLNPFDTDKIKVRSSGGGGGGMRSAGGVGCGTLVIALVAALAFGVDPAQTVAVLGGIEQQGSPQTSQGDLTEQQVCSSNPYAREACDALTSLNETWAPEFARAGVRFEEPVLDLYRTGRVNTQGCGSASSAAGPFYCPADLGIYIDVGFYDQLAQMAGTGGDFARLYVIAHEYGHHIQNMTGLAAQVRSLQQRNPSQSNALQVRMELQADCYAGVWAGKNRSRIERGDMEEGLRAASSIGDDTLMRNAGQRINPENFTHGTSQQRMDALRRGLESADDAACDVYFDFS; encoded by the coding sequence GTGCGGCTCAATCCATTCGATACGGACAAGATCAAGGTCCGATCCAGCGGCGGTGGCGGTGGCGGGATGCGCAGCGCGGGCGGCGTGGGTTGCGGCACTCTGGTGATCGCGCTGGTCGCCGCGCTCGCATTCGGAGTTGACCCGGCACAGACCGTTGCCGTGTTGGGCGGGATCGAACAACAAGGCTCGCCCCAGACATCGCAGGGCGACCTCACCGAGCAGCAAGTGTGCAGCAGCAACCCCTATGCCCGCGAGGCCTGCGATGCGCTGACCAGCCTAAACGAGACATGGGCCCCCGAATTCGCCCGCGCCGGGGTGCGGTTCGAAGAACCGGTGCTCGATCTGTATCGCACCGGCCGCGTCAACACGCAGGGCTGCGGCAGCGCGTCGTCTGCGGCGGGGCCGTTCTATTGCCCGGCGGACCTTGGCATCTACATCGATGTCGGCTTTTACGATCAGCTCGCGCAGATGGCCGGAACCGGCGGCGATTTCGCGCGGCTTTACGTTATCGCGCATGAATATGGCCACCACATCCAGAACATGACCGGCCTTGCCGCGCAGGTGCGCAGCCTTCAGCAACGCAACCCTTCGCAATCCAACGCGCTTCAGGTGCGCATGGAATTGCAGGCGGATTGCTATGCCGGAGTATGGGCGGGCAAGAACCGCAGCCGGATCGAACGCGGCGATATGGAAGAAGGGCTGCGCGCCGCCAGTTCGATTGGCGACGACACGCTGATGCGCAACGCCGGACAGCGCATCAATCCCGAAAACTTCACCCACGGAACCAGCCAGCAGCGCATGGACGCGTTGCGGCGGGGATTGGAGAGCGCCGATGACGCGGCATGCGATGTCTATTTCGACTTCAGCTAA